In Comamonas sp. lk, the following proteins share a genomic window:
- a CDS encoding ABC transporter substrate-binding protein: MSKQWVSWSAIALAACAATGGNAFAQDKIKVGFMLPFSGTYAALGNAIENGFRMHVTEQGGKLGGREIEFFKVDDESDPAKATDNVNRLIKRDKVDVIIGTVHSGVAMAMAKAAKESGTVLIVPNAGADAVTGPMCAPNIFRSSFSNWQTAYPMGVVAAKQEGKKNAMTITWKYAAGEEAVNGFKEGFEKNGGKVSKQLTLPFPNVEFQALLTEIAAAKPDAVFSFFAGAGAVKFVKDYHASGLSKTIPLYGPGFLTDGTLEAQGEAAQNMLTTLHYADELGTPRDTAFRTNYAKSFKLQPDVYAVQGYDAAQMLAVGLKAAGGDIAKKDVFRTALEKATIPSPRGDFTLSKAHNPVQDIYLRKVSGKENKKIGIASKALADPARGCRM; this comes from the coding sequence ATGAGCAAGCAATGGGTAAGCTGGAGCGCCATCGCACTGGCCGCTTGTGCCGCCACCGGCGGCAACGCATTCGCGCAGGACAAGATCAAGGTCGGCTTCATGCTGCCTTTCAGCGGCACTTATGCGGCCCTGGGCAATGCCATAGAGAACGGCTTTCGCATGCATGTGACAGAGCAGGGCGGCAAGCTGGGCGGGCGCGAGATCGAGTTCTTCAAGGTCGATGACGAATCCGATCCTGCCAAGGCCACCGACAACGTCAACCGCCTGATCAAACGCGACAAGGTCGACGTGATCATAGGCACGGTGCACTCCGGCGTGGCCATGGCCATGGCCAAGGCCGCCAAGGAAAGCGGCACCGTGCTCATCGTGCCCAATGCCGGAGCCGATGCCGTCACCGGCCCCATGTGCGCGCCAAACATCTTCCGCAGCTCCTTCAGCAACTGGCAAACCGCCTACCCCATGGGCGTGGTGGCAGCCAAGCAGGAAGGCAAGAAGAACGCCATGACCATCACCTGGAAGTACGCCGCCGGCGAGGAGGCGGTGAACGGCTTCAAGGAAGGTTTCGAGAAGAACGGCGGCAAGGTCAGCAAGCAACTCACCCTGCCCTTCCCCAATGTCGAATTTCAGGCCTTGCTGACGGAAATTGCAGCCGCCAAACCCGATGCCGTGTTCTCCTTCTTTGCCGGCGCAGGAGCCGTCAAATTCGTCAAGGATTACCATGCTTCCGGCCTGTCCAAAACCATTCCGCTCTACGGCCCGGGCTTTCTGACCGACGGCACGCTGGAAGCGCAAGGCGAAGCCGCGCAGAACATGCTGACCACGCTGCACTATGCCGACGAACTGGGCACGCCGCGCGACACGGCCTTTCGCACCAACTACGCCAAGAGCTTCAAGCTGCAGCCCGATGTCTATGCCGTACAGGGCTATGACGCGGCCCAGATGCTGGCCGTGGGCCTGAAGGCCGCGGGCGGCGATATTGCCAAGAAGGATGTGTTCCGCACGGCGCTGGAAAAAGCCACCATCCCCAGCCCGCGCGGCGACTTCACGCTGAGCAAGGCCCACAACCCCGTGCAGGACATCTATCTGCGCAAGGTCAGCGGCAAGGAAAACAAGAAGATCGGCATTGCCTCCAAGGCGCTGGCCGACCCCGCACGCGGCTGCCGTATGTAA
- a CDS encoding ABC transporter ATP-binding protein, with protein MFSLQQIHTYYGDSHILHGVSLALPQGQAVGLLGRNGMGKTTLIRTLMGYVPAREGQVFADGKNITGAAPEKMARLGIGYVPEGRGVFPNLSVKENLLMSARAGLDGQKNWTYERVLETFPRLKERLANGGNQLSGGEQQMVSIGRALMTNPRLLILDEATEGLAPLVVAEIWRVIAQIRQTGISTLIVDRDYKKVLAHTDHVVVMEKGRLALQAESAQLQARPEQLSTLLGV; from the coding sequence ATGTTCAGCCTGCAGCAAATCCATACCTATTACGGCGACAGCCATATCCTGCACGGCGTTTCGCTGGCGTTGCCGCAAGGCCAGGCCGTGGGCCTGCTGGGGCGCAACGGCATGGGCAAGACCACGCTGATCCGCACCTTGATGGGCTATGTGCCCGCACGTGAAGGCCAGGTGTTTGCCGACGGCAAGAACATCACCGGCGCAGCGCCCGAAAAAATGGCGCGCCTGGGCATTGGTTATGTGCCCGAAGGACGCGGCGTGTTCCCCAATCTCTCGGTCAAGGAGAACCTGCTGATGAGCGCCCGCGCCGGCCTCGACGGCCAGAAAAACTGGACCTATGAGCGCGTGCTGGAGACCTTTCCCCGCCTCAAGGAGCGCCTCGCCAACGGCGGCAATCAGCTCTCGGGGGGCGAGCAGCAAATGGTCTCGATTGGCCGCGCGCTGATGACCAACCCGCGCCTGCTGATTCTTGACGAAGCCACCGAAGGCCTGGCCCCGCTGGTGGTGGCCGAAATCTGGCGCGTGATCGCACAGATTCGCCAGACCGGCATCTCCACCTTGATCGTGGACCGCGACTACAAGAAAGTGCTGGCCCATACCGATCATGTGGTGGTGATGGAAAAAGGCCGGCTGGCCTTGCAGGCGGAATCGGCACAGCTGCAAGCCCGGCCCGAACAACTCTCCACCCTGTTGGGCGTTTAA
- a CDS encoding acetyl-CoA hydrolase/transferase family protein — protein MSIADRVRYPEFLSRVMTAQEAAGLIPHGVNVGMSGFTGAGYPKALPQAIAQRAKAEHAQGKPYKINVWTGASTAAECDGVMAEAHALGQRLPFNTDPIARKEINAGEIDFIDMHLSHVAQHAWFGFLGKMNIAVIEVLGVTADGLLIPSTAVGNNKTWLEIADKVILEVNTQLPAKMEGMHDIYYGTAIPPRRVPINITHADDRIGERYLRVDPSKVVAVVETHKGDRDNVFATPDENSNKIAGYIIDFLVHEMKMGRLPKEMLPIQSGVGNVANAVLAGLLTGPFDNLLGFTEVLQDGMLDLLRAGKMSKASATAISLSAAAYKDFEDNIDFYRERIILRPQEISNHPELVRRLGIIAMNSMIEADIYGNINSTHVMGTGMMNGIGGSGDFARNGYLSFFVTPSVAKDGKISCIVPMCSHVDHTEHDTQIIVTEQGLADLRGLSPKQRAKVIIDKCAHPDYRDQLQDYFDRARSKGPQHTPHILTEALSWHQRFMDKGDMHA, from the coding sequence ATGTCCATCGCAGATCGCGTACGTTATCCAGAATTCCTCTCGCGTGTCATGACCGCACAAGAGGCCGCCGGCTTGATTCCCCACGGTGTCAATGTCGGCATGAGCGGCTTTACCGGAGCCGGTTACCCCAAGGCCTTGCCGCAAGCCATTGCGCAGCGCGCCAAGGCCGAGCACGCGCAAGGCAAGCCTTACAAGATCAACGTCTGGACCGGGGCCTCAACGGCCGCCGAATGCGACGGTGTGATGGCCGAGGCCCATGCCCTGGGCCAGCGCCTGCCCTTCAACACCGACCCCATCGCCCGCAAGGAAATCAATGCCGGCGAGATCGATTTCATCGACATGCACCTGTCCCATGTGGCTCAGCACGCATGGTTCGGCTTTCTGGGGAAGATGAATATCGCCGTGATCGAGGTGCTGGGCGTGACGGCCGACGGCCTGCTGATCCCCTCGACGGCGGTGGGCAACAACAAGACCTGGCTGGAGATTGCCGACAAGGTGATCCTCGAAGTCAACACCCAGCTGCCGGCCAAGATGGAAGGCATGCACGATATCTACTACGGCACGGCCATTCCGCCGCGTCGCGTGCCCATCAACATCACGCATGCCGACGACCGCATCGGTGAGCGCTACCTGCGCGTGGACCCATCCAAGGTCGTGGCCGTGGTGGAGACCCACAAGGGCGATCGCGACAACGTGTTTGCCACGCCCGATGAGAACTCCAACAAGATTGCCGGCTACATCATCGACTTTCTCGTCCATGAGATGAAGATGGGCCGCCTGCCCAAGGAAATGCTGCCCATTCAGTCGGGCGTGGGCAATGTGGCCAACGCCGTGCTGGCCGGCCTTTTGACCGGTCCGTTCGACAATCTGCTGGGCTTTACTGAAGTGCTGCAGGACGGCATGCTCGATCTGCTGCGCGCCGGCAAGATGAGCAAGGCCTCGGCCACGGCAATTTCGCTGTCTGCTGCGGCCTACAAGGACTTCGAGGACAACATCGACTTCTACCGCGAGCGCATCATCCTGCGCCCGCAGGAAATCTCCAATCACCCCGAGCTGGTGCGCCGCCTGGGCATCATCGCCATGAACTCGATGATTGAGGCCGACATCTACGGCAACATCAATTCCACCCATGTGATGGGCACGGGCATGATGAACGGCATCGGCGGCTCGGGCGACTTTGCCCGCAACGGCTATCTGTCGTTCTTCGTCACGCCTTCCGTGGCCAAGGACGGCAAGATCAGCTGCATCGTGCCCATGTGCTCGCATGTGGACCATACCGAGCACGACACGCAGATCATCGTCACCGAGCAAGGCCTGGCCGATCTGCGCGGCCTCTCGCCCAAGCAGCGCGCCAAAGTCATCATCGACAAATGCGCCCATCCCGACTATCGCGATCAGCTGCAGGATTACTTTGACCGTGCCCGCAGCAAAGGCCCGCAGCACACGCCGCACATTCTGACGGAAGCACTTTCCTGGCATCAGCGCTTCATGGACAAGGGCGACATGCACGCCTGA
- a CDS encoding branched-chain amino acid ABC transporter permease translates to MSNSSSTPLPNTNQAYAQAPAVTQQSRPIRSKSVWVGVVLPLACAALLAVAQPFWSSYLSDLVVKIMILSIFALSLHILVGGAGLVSLGHAAYFGLGAYAAVKAAGPDGSNFLVMLGAAVGASGLYALVVGALSLRTKGVYFIMVTLAFAQLAFFVVHDVGYFGGSDGIYLMQRPALGPLDMESSSTQYYVVLAALVLVYAFIAMLRHSRFGHALSGIRVNEQRMRAAGFATYGYKLAGFVIAGALAGVAGFLLASRDAVVNPELLAWHHSGEVLLMLILGGVGSLRGAVLGTITFVLLKEVLSTHAIVGNAADHWQLSLGVAIIVLVALLPKGLVGINDKWQKKAQAQSEKAPAATEEGEHHG, encoded by the coding sequence ATGAGCAACTCTTCTTCCACGCCATTGCCCAACACCAACCAGGCCTATGCGCAAGCACCTGCGGTGACCCAGCAGAGCCGGCCTATTCGCTCCAAAAGCGTGTGGGTCGGTGTGGTGCTGCCGCTAGCCTGCGCAGCGCTGCTGGCCGTGGCCCAGCCCTTCTGGTCCAGCTATCTGTCCGATCTGGTCGTCAAGATCATGATCCTGTCCATCTTTGCGCTGAGCCTGCATATTCTGGTCGGTGGCGCGGGTCTGGTCAGCCTGGGCCATGCGGCCTACTTCGGCCTGGGCGCCTATGCGGCCGTGAAGGCGGCAGGGCCCGACGGCAGCAATTTTCTCGTCATGCTGGGCGCTGCGGTGGGCGCTTCCGGCCTGTATGCGCTGGTCGTCGGAGCACTCAGCCTGCGCACCAAGGGTGTGTACTTCATCATGGTCACGCTGGCATTTGCCCAGCTGGCTTTCTTTGTGGTGCATGACGTGGGCTACTTTGGCGGCAGCGACGGCATCTACCTCATGCAGCGCCCTGCGCTAGGGCCCCTGGACATGGAAAGCAGCAGCACCCAGTACTACGTGGTGCTGGCTGCCCTGGTGCTGGTCTATGCCTTCATCGCCATGCTGCGCCACTCGCGCTTCGGCCACGCGTTGTCCGGCATCCGCGTCAACGAGCAGCGCATGCGTGCCGCCGGTTTTGCCACTTACGGCTACAAGCTCGCCGGCTTTGTGATCGCCGGTGCGCTGGCCGGTGTGGCGGGTTTTTTGCTCGCCTCACGCGATGCCGTGGTCAACCCCGAGCTGCTGGCCTGGCACCACTCGGGCGAGGTCTTGCTGATGCTGATTCTGGGCGGCGTGGGCTCGCTGCGCGGTGCGGTGCTGGGCACCATCACCTTTGTGCTGCTCAAGGAGGTGCTGAGCACCCACGCCATCGTGGGCAATGCGGCCGACCACTGGCAGCTGAGCCTGGGCGTGGCCATCATCGTGCTGGTGGCCTTGCTGCCCAAGGGCTTGGTAGGCATCAACGACAAATGGCAGAAAAAGGCGCAAGCCCAGAGCGAAAAAGCGCCCGCAGCGACTGAAGAAGGAGAGCACCATGGCTGA
- a CDS encoding ABC transporter ATP-binding protein: protein MADAHNPAAKLSVRALTRRFGGLVAVSHVDIDLHEGEVHAVIGTNGAGKSTLINMLSGELAASSGSIHLEGRDVTQMPQPQRARAGVGRSYQRTTIFPEFTVLENCRLTAQAQARPRPWRIWESAQHCDASLQRAHAALASAGLQHQAQTVAGSLSHGAKRQLEVAMCLATEPQVLLLDEPLAGMGAEETERMLTLLQQLKQGHAVLLVEHDMDAVFRIADRITVMVNGAVVATGTPAQIRVDPVVRTAYLGEEEHA, encoded by the coding sequence ATGGCTGATGCCCACAACCCAGCCGCCAAGCTTTCCGTACGCGCCCTGACCCGCCGCTTTGGCGGGCTGGTGGCCGTGAGCCATGTGGATATCGATCTGCATGAAGGCGAGGTCCATGCCGTCATAGGCACCAATGGCGCCGGAAAATCCACCTTGATCAATATGCTCTCGGGCGAGCTGGCCGCCAGCAGCGGCAGCATTCACCTCGAAGGCCGGGACGTAACCCAGATGCCCCAGCCCCAGCGTGCCAGGGCCGGCGTGGGCCGCAGCTACCAGCGCACCACCATCTTTCCCGAATTCACGGTGCTGGAAAACTGCCGCCTCACCGCGCAAGCCCAGGCCAGACCCCGGCCCTGGCGTATCTGGGAAAGCGCGCAGCACTGCGACGCCAGTCTGCAGCGCGCGCATGCCGCGCTGGCCAGTGCAGGGCTGCAGCATCAGGCACAGACTGTTGCCGGCAGCCTGAGCCATGGTGCCAAGCGCCAGCTGGAGGTCGCCATGTGCTTGGCCACCGAGCCCCAGGTGCTGCTGCTGGATGAGCCGCTGGCCGGCATGGGGGCCGAGGAAACCGAGCGCATGCTGACGCTGTTGCAGCAGCTTAAACAAGGTCATGCCGTGCTGCTGGTGGAACACGATATGGATGCGGTTTTCCGCATTGCCGATCGCATCACCGTCATGGTCAACGGCGCGGTGGTTGCCACCGGAACGCCCGCACAGATACGTGTCGACCCCGTGGTTCGCACCGCTTATCTGGGAGAGGAAGAGCATGCTTGA
- a CDS encoding PaaI family thioesterase translates to MAIWTKELDLKALNAGSANTAISHLGIEFTEYGDDYVCARIHVDERTCQPYGILHGGVSVVLAETLGSLAAACSIPEGYRCVGLNVSANHVRAGRKGSWITATARPTHLGRTTHVWGIELRDEDGKLTCSCSLTMAILPPEQASRVRLDAESLAK, encoded by the coding sequence ATGGCGATCTGGACAAAAGAGTTGGATTTGAAGGCGCTGAACGCAGGCAGTGCCAACACTGCAATTTCCCATCTGGGCATTGAGTTCACGGAGTATGGCGACGACTATGTCTGTGCCCGCATTCATGTGGACGAACGCACCTGCCAGCCCTACGGCATCCTGCATGGCGGAGTGAGCGTGGTGCTGGCGGAAACGCTGGGCTCGCTGGCTGCGGCCTGCTCGATTCCCGAGGGCTACCGCTGCGTGGGCCTGAATGTCTCGGCCAACCATGTGCGCGCCGGGCGCAAGGGCAGCTGGATCACCGCCACCGCCCGCCCCACCCACCTGGGCCGCACCACCCATGTCTGGGGCATAGAGCTGCGCGACGAAGACGGCAAACTCACTTGCAGCTGCAGTCTGACCATGGCGATCCTGCCGCCCGAGCAGGCCAGCCGCGTGAGGCTGGATGCGGAATCGCTCGCAAAATAA
- a CDS encoding solute carrier family 23 protein produces the protein MGIFQWKERPSAALDAGGVIGPDERLPWPQTGLMGVQHVIAMFGSTVLAPILMGFDPNLAVLMSGIGTLIFFLITGGKVPSYLGSSFAFIGVVNIATGYAASQGANANVGLALGGIIACGAVYTLIGVLVQVVGTAWIERFMPPVVTGAVVAIIGLNLASIPIKNMAANNFEAWMQALTFVSVALVAVFTRGMLQRLLILIGLLVASVLYAVFTNVLGWGKPADLSGVLNAAWFGLPTLHTPVFSSNAMLLIVPVVIILVAENLGHIKAVTAMTGKNLDQYMGRAFIGDGVATMVSGAAGGTGVTTYAENIGVMAATRIYSTAVFLVAALLAVLLGFSPKFGALIQAIPLPVMGGVSIVVFGLIAVAGAKIWVDNKVDFSDTKNLIVAAITLILGTGEFTLKFGEFALGGIGCATFGAIILYALLNKGGKPA, from the coding sequence ATGGGAATTTTTCAATGGAAAGAGCGGCCCTCGGCGGCGCTGGATGCAGGGGGCGTGATCGGGCCGGATGAGCGTCTGCCCTGGCCCCAGACCGGGCTGATGGGCGTGCAGCACGTGATCGCCATGTTTGGCTCCACGGTGCTGGCTCCCATCCTCATGGGCTTTGACCCCAACCTTGCCGTGCTGATGAGCGGCATAGGCACGCTGATCTTCTTTCTGATCACCGGCGGCAAGGTGCCCAGCTATCTGGGTTCGTCCTTTGCCTTTATCGGTGTGGTGAACATTGCAACCGGCTATGCGGCCAGCCAGGGCGCCAATGCCAATGTGGGGCTGGCGCTGGGCGGCATCATTGCCTGCGGTGCCGTCTACACGCTGATTGGCGTGCTGGTGCAGGTCGTGGGCACGGCCTGGATAGAGCGTTTCATGCCGCCCGTGGTGACGGGTGCCGTTGTGGCCATCATCGGTCTGAATCTGGCCTCCATTCCCATCAAGAACATGGCGGCCAACAACTTTGAAGCCTGGATGCAGGCTTTGACCTTTGTGTCCGTGGCCCTGGTGGCGGTGTTCACGCGCGGCATGCTGCAGCGCCTGCTGATTCTGATCGGCCTGCTGGTGGCCAGCGTGCTTTATGCCGTGTTCACCAATGTGCTGGGCTGGGGCAAGCCGGCGGATCTGAGCGGCGTGTTGAACGCCGCCTGGTTCGGCCTGCCCACGCTGCATACGCCGGTATTCAGCAGCAATGCCATGCTGCTCATCGTGCCCGTAGTCATCATCCTGGTGGCCGAGAACCTGGGCCACATCAAGGCCGTGACCGCCATGACCGGCAAGAACCTGGACCAGTACATGGGCCGGGCCTTCATCGGCGACGGCGTGGCCACCATGGTCTCGGGCGCTGCCGGCGGCACGGGCGTGACCACCTATGCCGAAAACATCGGCGTGATGGCCGCAACCCGCATCTACTCCACCGCCGTGTTCCTGGTCGCCGCCCTGCTGGCCGTGCTGCTGGGCTTTTCGCCCAAGTTCGGCGCGCTGATCCAGGCGATCCCGCTGCCCGTGATGGGCGGCGTGTCCATCGTGGTGTTCGGTCTGATCGCCGTGGCCGGTGCCAAGATCTGGGTGGACAACAAGGTGGACTTCTCGGACACCAAGAACCTGATCGTGGCCGCCATCACCCTGATTCTGGGCACGGGCGAATTCACGCTCAAGTTCGGCGAATTCGCGCTGGGCGGCATCGGTTGCGCCACCTTCGGCGCCATCATCCTGTATGCCTTGCTCAACAAGGGCGGCAAGCCGGCCTGA
- a CDS encoding radical SAM protein yields the protein MSALPTRVLAVIPPMTQLNTPYPSTAYLTGFLRSRGITAVQEDLALALVLELLSPQGLRAVAERIQTLPAKKHTPAVQSFVEQQDRYLATIGPAIAFLQGRDSTLAHRIAGRHYLPEGPRFSTLDVYEDEEGGDPLGWAFGALGLQDKAKHLATLYLNDLADVLRDAVDERFEFVRYAESLAGSQPTFDPLADALAAPPNLVDDMLSALTLAAIERHQPTVVLLSVPFPGSAYAAFRIAQTIKKHHPQITTVLGGGFVNTELRELAEPRVFDFFDFVTLDAGERPLLALLEHLRGERGKSRLVRTFVRGDDGAVQYVNMMEADIAFAEVGTPTWDGLPLDKYLSLLDMLNPMHRLWSDGRWNKLTVAHGCYWKKCSFCDVSLDYIGRYEGASAEVLADRIEAIVAETGQTGFHFVDEAAPPKALKALSQELIARKAGISWWGNVRFEKTFTPELAELMADSGCIAISGGLEVASDRLLTLMKKGVSVDQVARVTKAFSEAGILVHAYLMYGFPTQTVQDTVDALEYVRQLFLNGCIQSGFFHRFSCTVHSPVGLNPEEYGIELPPLPPGDFAKNDRPFIDPTGVDHDALGGALKKAIYNFMHGIGLEEDVRMWFPFKVPKPTVKRDRIARALQQK from the coding sequence ATGTCCGCCTTGCCTACCCGTGTGCTGGCCGTCATCCCGCCGATGACGCAGCTGAACACACCTTATCCCTCCACCGCCTATCTGACGGGCTTTCTGCGTTCGCGCGGCATTACGGCCGTGCAGGAGGATCTGGCCCTGGCTCTGGTGCTGGAGCTGCTCTCGCCCCAAGGCCTGCGCGCCGTGGCCGAGCGCATCCAGACGCTGCCCGCCAAAAAGCACACGCCGGCCGTGCAGTCCTTTGTGGAGCAGCAGGATCGTTATCTGGCCACCATAGGCCCAGCCATCGCCTTTTTGCAGGGCCGCGACAGCACGCTGGCGCACCGCATCGCCGGACGCCACTACCTGCCCGAAGGCCCGCGTTTTTCCACGCTGGATGTGTATGAGGACGAGGAGGGCGGGGATCCGCTGGGTTGGGCTTTTGGCGCTTTAGGCCTGCAGGACAAGGCCAAGCACCTGGCCACGTTGTATCTCAACGATCTGGCCGATGTGCTGCGCGACGCAGTGGACGAGCGCTTTGAATTCGTGCGCTATGCCGAATCGCTGGCCGGCAGCCAGCCTACCTTCGATCCGCTGGCCGATGCGCTGGCCGCGCCGCCCAATCTGGTGGACGACATGTTGAGCGCGCTGACGCTGGCGGCAATCGAGCGCCACCAGCCCACGGTGGTGCTGCTGTCCGTGCCGTTTCCGGGCTCGGCCTATGCGGCTTTCCGCATTGCCCAGACCATCAAAAAGCACCACCCGCAGATCACCACGGTGCTGGGCGGTGGTTTTGTCAACACCGAGCTGCGCGAGCTGGCCGAGCCGCGTGTGTTTGATTTCTTCGATTTTGTGACGCTGGATGCCGGCGAGCGCCCGCTGCTGGCGCTGCTAGAACATTTGCGGGGCGAGCGCGGTAAATCACGTCTGGTGCGTACTTTTGTGCGCGGTGACGATGGCGCTGTGCAATACGTGAACATGATGGAGGCCGACATTGCCTTTGCCGAGGTCGGCACGCCCACCTGGGACGGCCTGCCGCTGGACAAATACCTGTCGCTGCTGGACATGCTCAACCCCATGCACCGCCTCTGGAGCGACGGACGCTGGAACAAGCTCACCGTGGCCCATGGCTGCTACTGGAAGAAGTGCAGCTTCTGCGATGTCAGCCTGGACTACATAGGCCGCTACGAAGGCGCCAGCGCCGAAGTGTTGGCCGACCGGATTGAAGCCATCGTCGCCGAGACCGGCCAGACCGGCTTTCACTTTGTGGACGAGGCCGCGCCGCCCAAGGCGCTCAAGGCCTTGTCGCAGGAGCTGATTGCGCGCAAGGCCGGCATCTCCTGGTGGGGCAATGTGCGCTTCGAGAAAACCTTCACCCCCGAACTGGCCGAGCTGATGGCCGACAGCGGTTGTATCGCCATCTCGGGCGGGCTGGAAGTGGCTTCCGACCGCCTGCTCACGTTAATGAAAAAAGGCGTGTCGGTGGACCAGGTGGCGCGCGTGACCAAGGCCTTTTCCGAGGCCGGCATTCTGGTTCATGCCTATCTGATGTACGGCTTTCCCACGCAGACCGTGCAGGACACGGTGGATGCGCTGGAATACGTGCGCCAGCTCTTCCTCAACGGCTGCATACAGAGCGGCTTCTTTCACCGCTTCAGCTGCACCGTGCACTCGCCGGTAGGGCTGAACCCCGAGGAATACGGCATCGAGCTGCCGCCGCTGCCGCCCGGCGACTTTGCCAAGAACGACCGGCCTTTCATCGACCCCACGGGCGTGGATCACGACGCTTTGGGCGGGGCGCTGAAGAAGGCCATCTACAACTTCATGCACGGCATCGGTCTGGAGGAAGACGTGCGCATGTGGTTCCCGTTCAAGGTGCCCAAGCCCACGGTCAAGCGCGACCGCATTGCGCGGGCGCTGCAGCAGAAATAA
- a CDS encoding branched-chain amino acid ABC transporter permease: MDLATFLVQCLNSVQYGLLLFLLASGLTLIFGIMGVINLAHGSFYMIGAYVAFSLAPYLGQHFITMLLVGVLLAVALGYLLEWAFFSFLYERDHLQQVLMTYGLILVFEGLRAILVGNDVHGVEKPAWLAGSFPLMGMMQYPWYNVFAAVACLVVALLMYYTVNRTRLGMMIRAGASNRDMVRGLGINIKRLYRIVFAVGVALAALAGMIAAPMSSVYPNMGSSVLIICFVVVVIGGIGSITGALIASLLVGFVDTFGKVFFQELSGMSIYLLMAIILVWRPEGLMGKR, encoded by the coding sequence GTGGATCTAGCCACCTTCCTCGTGCAGTGCCTGAACTCGGTTCAGTACGGGCTGCTGCTGTTTCTGCTGGCCTCGGGGCTGACGCTGATCTTCGGCATCATGGGCGTGATCAATCTCGCGCATGGCAGCTTCTACATGATTGGCGCCTATGTGGCCTTCTCTCTGGCGCCCTATCTGGGCCAGCATTTCATCACCATGCTGCTGGTCGGCGTGCTGCTGGCCGTGGCCCTGGGCTATCTGCTGGAATGGGCCTTCTTCAGCTTTCTCTACGAGCGCGATCACCTGCAGCAAGTGCTGATGACTTACGGCCTGATTCTGGTGTTCGAAGGTCTGCGCGCCATCCTGGTCGGCAACGATGTGCACGGCGTGGAAAAACCGGCCTGGCTGGCCGGCAGCTTCCCGCTGATGGGCATGATGCAATACCCCTGGTACAACGTGTTTGCCGCCGTGGCATGCCTGGTGGTGGCCTTGCTGATGTACTACACCGTCAACCGCACGCGCTTGGGCATGATGATCCGCGCCGGCGCCAGCAACCGCGACATGGTGCGCGGCCTGGGCATCAACATCAAACGCCTGTACCGCATCGTCTTCGCCGTGGGCGTGGCCCTGGCGGCACTGGCCGGCATGATTGCCGCCCCCATGAGCTCGGTCTACCCGAACATGGGCTCCAGCGTGCTCATCATCTGCTTTGTGGTGGTCGTGATCGGCGGCATAGGCTCCATCACCGGAGCGCTGATTGCCTCGCTGCTGGTGGGCTTTGTCGATACCTTCGGCAAGGTGTTCTTTCAGGAGCTGAGCGGCATGAGCATCTATCTGCTGATGGCCATCATTCTGGTGTGGCGGCCCGAAGGCCTCATGGGTAAGAGATGA